One stretch of Segatella copri DNA includes these proteins:
- a CDS encoding glycosyltransferase family 2 protein, with the protein MKLSVIIVSYNVKYYLAQCLRSVEKAIGVLECGQQGDASGDTAEIIVVDNHSQDGTVEFLEQCFPASRYPNLHVVACTHNNGFARANNLAIRKSESDLVLLLNPDTIIGEHVLKDAVGFMRTHSDAGALGVRMLGANGKPAPESRRGLPSPMVAFYKMMGLCSRFPQHRSFGHYYMGYLPWDKPAKIEVVSGAFCMIRREALLKVGLLDEDFFMYGEDIDLSYRILKGGYQNYYLPVDILHYKGESTQKSSFRYVHVFYEAMLIFFRKHYSGMSHLLSIPIKFAIYARASVAFTQMMTARIRKSLGFFSPSHVDLSNQVLFDADEMSYEEMLHQLAQRSDENIKLATYTKDIGKVITDREVMDKDEFGYL; encoded by the coding sequence ATGAAACTTAGTGTTATCATAGTAAGCTATAATGTGAAGTACTATCTTGCCCAGTGTCTGCGTTCGGTAGAGAAAGCTATCGGCGTGTTGGAGTGTGGGCAGCAGGGTGATGCAAGTGGCGATACGGCAGAGATTATCGTGGTTGATAATCATTCTCAGGATGGAACGGTGGAATTTCTCGAACAGTGTTTCCCGGCTTCCCGATATCCTAATCTCCATGTTGTAGCCTGTACGCATAATAACGGATTTGCCCGTGCCAACAATCTTGCTATCCGCAAGAGCGAGAGTGATCTGGTTCTTTTGCTGAATCCGGATACCATTATCGGTGAGCATGTTCTCAAGGATGCTGTTGGTTTCATGCGTACTCATTCTGACGCTGGTGCATTGGGTGTAAGGATGTTGGGAGCCAATGGCAAACCAGCTCCTGAGAGTAGGAGAGGATTGCCTTCTCCGATGGTGGCTTTCTATAAGATGATGGGGTTGTGCAGCCGGTTTCCTCAGCATCGCAGTTTCGGTCATTATTACATGGGTTATCTTCCATGGGATAAGCCGGCAAAGATAGAGGTTGTGAGCGGTGCTTTCTGTATGATTCGTCGTGAAGCCTTGCTGAAGGTGGGGTTGCTGGATGAGGATTTCTTCATGTATGGCGAGGATATTGATCTTTCTTACCGTATCTTGAAGGGTGGTTATCAGAACTATTATCTGCCTGTAGATATCCTGCATTACAAAGGTGAAAGTACTCAGAAGTCGAGCTTCCGCTATGTTCATGTGTTTTACGAGGCGATGCTTATCTTCTTCCGTAAACATTATTCGGGTATGTCGCATCTCTTGAGTATTCCTATCAAATTTGCTATTTATGCCCGTGCCTCTGTAGCCTTTACGCAGATGATGACTGCGAGAATCAGAAAGAGTCTGGGATTCTTTTCTCCTTCTCATGTCGACCTGTCAAACCAGGTATTGTTTGATGCTGACGAGATGAGCTATGAAGAGATGCTGCATCAGCTTGCGCAGCGGTCTGACGAGAATATCAAACTGGCTACCTATACGAAGGACATCGGTAAGGTGATTACGGATAGGGAGGTGATGGATAAGGATGAATTTGGTTATTTATAA
- a CDS encoding GNAT family N-acetyltransferase encodes MKEPNIRLRALELEDLDFLYHIENDDRLWELGVSNVPYSRRVLLDYITSASADIYVDNQVRLIVENEQNEQVGILDLTDFDPRHHRAELGIVIKKEFQGQGYAKASVSRLLQYARNILHLQQIYAIVGIRNQKAAKMLQSVGFEGNNILKQWLCSPVGYEDAMFFQYFL; translated from the coding sequence ATGAAAGAACCGAATATTCGATTACGTGCTTTAGAGTTGGAAGATCTAGATTTTCTCTACCATATAGAGAATGATGATCGGCTTTGGGAACTGGGTGTTTCCAATGTTCCATATTCGCGCCGGGTGCTGCTCGACTATATAACCAGTGCTTCGGCAGATATTTATGTAGACAATCAGGTGCGCCTGATAGTAGAGAATGAGCAGAATGAGCAGGTGGGCATCCTGGATCTTACTGATTTTGATCCCCGTCATCACCGTGCCGAACTCGGAATTGTCATCAAAAAGGAGTTTCAGGGGCAGGGTTATGCGAAGGCTTCTGTGTCACGCTTGTTGCAATATGCCCGGAATATACTTCATCTTCAGCAGATTTATGCTATTGTAGGTATCAGAAACCAAAAAGCGGCTAAAATGCTGCAATCTGTTGGATTTGAGGGGAATAATATCCTGAAACAATGGCTTTGTAGCCCAGTTGGATATGAGGATGCGATGTTTTTTCAATATTTTCTGTAA
- a CDS encoding M13 family metallopeptidase, whose translation MRTKVLFAALLLSATTAFAQQEKLGSGIDKTNMDLTIKPGNDFYRYAAGNWMKNHPLDAEHTDNGAFTDLFEQNQKRIQDIILEYASKPQQKGSLGQKIGSLYNLRMDSVRLNKEGWAPIKPTLDRIAAIKDRREYQLVTAQLDFRGEGTMMYGIGVGADLRDAANNLVEVDQSGLGLGVRDYYVNDDEQTKKIRDAYKAYMKKLFQMVGNDEATAQKKMEAVMAIETRIAKASYSQVQLRDIDKNYHKMTYNQLVLDYPGIDWGNVFLASGFPAFKEICVGQPEPIHEVEKILAETSLDDLKTYAEIKVISGATSVLSDDFRAVSFELSKVMSGVQQDRPRWKRAVSTVSGVLGEAIGKIYVEKYFPESSKKRMLDLVHNLQTALSQRIDEATWMSAATKAQAKDKLENFIIKIGYPDKWKDYSGLQVDDSLSLYENMANISEFFTKDAIARKVNKPVDKTEWGMTPQTINAYYNPTTNEICFPAAILQPPFFDPTADDAMNYGGIGGVIGHEMSHGFDDQGSQFDKTGNQHNWWTAADKKNFESRTKILVDHFNKIELAGKKVNGQMTLGENIGDNGGLNIAFRALQNVMKTEKLGVKDDFTPEQRFFLAWARVWAGNARPEYLQYLMTVDVHSPNEARVNGALPMVDSWYKAFNIKKGDKLFVPKNKRAHIW comes from the coding sequence ATGAGAACAAAAGTATTATTCGCAGCATTGTTGCTCAGTGCAACAACTGCTTTTGCCCAGCAGGAGAAGTTGGGCTCCGGTATTGACAAGACCAACATGGACTTGACCATCAAGCCGGGTAATGATTTCTATCGCTATGCCGCAGGCAACTGGATGAAGAATCATCCACTCGATGCCGAGCATACCGACAATGGTGCTTTCACCGACCTCTTTGAGCAGAACCAGAAGCGCATCCAGGACATCATCCTTGAATATGCTTCCAAGCCACAGCAGAAGGGGTCACTCGGACAGAAGATCGGTTCGCTCTACAACCTCCGTATGGACAGCGTTCGCCTGAACAAGGAGGGATGGGCACCTATCAAGCCAACTCTCGACCGCATTGCAGCTATCAAGGACCGCAGAGAGTATCAGCTCGTTACCGCTCAGCTCGATTTCCGTGGCGAGGGTACCATGATGTATGGCATCGGTGTGGGCGCCGACCTTCGTGATGCCGCCAACAACCTCGTTGAGGTAGACCAGAGTGGTCTTGGTCTTGGTGTACGCGATTACTATGTAAACGATGACGAACAGACCAAGAAGATTCGTGATGCATACAAGGCTTATATGAAGAAGCTCTTCCAGATGGTAGGCAACGACGAGGCTACTGCCCAGAAGAAGATGGAGGCTGTGATGGCTATCGAGACCCGCATCGCTAAGGCAAGCTATAGTCAGGTACAGCTCCGCGACATCGACAAGAACTATCACAAGATGACTTACAACCAGCTCGTGCTCGATTATCCTGGCATCGACTGGGGCAATGTGTTCCTGGCATCCGGTTTCCCTGCTTTCAAGGAAATTTGCGTGGGTCAGCCTGAACCAATCCACGAGGTTGAGAAGATTCTCGCAGAGACCTCTCTGGATGATCTGAAGACATACGCAGAGATCAAGGTGATTTCTGGTGCAACCAGCGTATTGAGCGATGATTTCCGTGCCGTATCCTTTGAGTTGAGCAAGGTAATGAGTGGTGTTCAGCAGGACCGTCCTCGCTGGAAGCGTGCTGTAAGTACCGTGAGCGGCGTGTTGGGCGAGGCTATCGGAAAAATCTACGTAGAGAAGTACTTCCCAGAGAGCAGCAAGAAGCGTATGCTCGACTTGGTTCACAATCTCCAGACTGCGCTTTCACAGCGCATCGACGAGGCTACCTGGATGAGTGCTGCTACCAAGGCACAGGCTAAGGACAAGCTGGAGAACTTCATCATCAAGATAGGTTATCCTGACAAGTGGAAGGACTATAGCGGATTGCAGGTAGATGACAGCCTCTCTCTCTACGAGAATATGGCAAATATCTCTGAGTTCTTTACCAAGGATGCCATCGCCCGCAAGGTGAACAAGCCGGTAGATAAGACAGAGTGGGGAATGACTCCTCAGACTATCAATGCTTATTATAACCCAACTACCAACGAGATTTGCTTCCCTGCAGCTATCCTGCAGCCTCCATTCTTCGATCCAACAGCTGATGATGCGATGAACTATGGTGGTATAGGTGGTGTAATCGGTCATGAGATGAGTCATGGCTTTGACGATCAGGGCAGCCAGTTTGACAAGACCGGTAACCAGCACAACTGGTGGACTGCTGCTGACAAGAAGAACTTCGAGTCTCGCACCAAGATCCTGGTTGACCATTTCAACAAGATTGAGTTGGCTGGCAAGAAGGTAAACGGCCAGATGACCCTGGGTGAGAACATCGGTGACAATGGTGGTTTGAACATCGCTTTCCGTGCACTTCAGAATGTGATGAAGACAGAGAAGTTGGGTGTGAAGGATGATTTTACTCCAGAACAGCGCTTCTTCCTGGCATGGGCACGTGTATGGGCAGGCAATGCCCGTCCTGAGTACCTGCAGTATCTGATGACCGTGGATGTTCACTCTCCAAACGAGGCTCGTGTGAACGGTGCCCTCCCAATGGTGGATTCATGGTATAAGGCATTCAACATCAAGAAGGGCGACAAGCTCTTTGTTCCTAAGAACAAGCGTGCACATATCTGGTAA
- a CDS encoding sodium:solute symporter, whose protein sequence is MAIVITVLAYFCVLLLFSHLTARKMASNETFYRANRRSPWYMVAFGMVGASISGITFVSVPGMVMRTDMTYLQMCIGFILGYFLVAFLLLPIYYRYNLTTIYGYLQQRLGERSYKTGASFFLLSKMTGAAVRFFVVCILLQRFVLDGIGVPFWVTVPVMVLLIWLYTRKGGIKTLVWTDTFQTLCMFAALILIICQVMSALGMSPSEAITAIANDSHSRIFVFDDWMSKQNFWKQFLSGVFVVIVMTGLDQDMMQKNLTCKSLREAQKDVCSYGFAFVPANLLFLSLGVLLVMLAQKQGVALPDAPDDLLPMFAASGVMGNLVVVLFTIGIVAASFSSADSALTAITTSLCVDILGRKEDMKLRKRMHLLVAFVFMLFIIAFKAINSTSVIDAIYILCSYTYGPLLGLFAFSLLTKRQVNDRWSPWVCIASPLICYAIDTLTSQYVGYKFGYELLMLNGALTFAGLALIKKETVKYKQ, encoded by the coding sequence ATGGCTATCGTTATCACAGTTCTGGCATACTTCTGTGTGCTTCTGCTCTTCAGTCATCTTACTGCCCGCAAAATGGCAAGTAATGAAACTTTCTATCGTGCCAACCGCCGTTCGCCTTGGTATATGGTTGCTTTCGGTATGGTGGGAGCGTCTATTTCGGGCATCACTTTTGTCAGTGTACCGGGCATGGTGATGAGAACGGATATGACCTACCTTCAGATGTGCATCGGTTTCATCCTGGGTTATTTCCTGGTTGCCTTTCTTTTGCTTCCTATCTATTACCGGTATAATCTCACTACGATTTACGGTTATCTGCAGCAGCGGTTGGGGGAACGTTCGTATAAGACTGGAGCTTCGTTCTTCCTCTTGTCCAAGATGACGGGTGCGGCGGTCCGTTTCTTTGTCGTCTGTATCCTCTTGCAGCGTTTCGTGCTCGATGGGATTGGTGTTCCGTTCTGGGTCACGGTTCCTGTCATGGTACTGCTTATCTGGCTTTATACGCGCAAGGGTGGCATCAAGACGCTGGTGTGGACGGATACCTTTCAGACGCTCTGTATGTTTGCTGCGCTCATCCTCATTATCTGTCAGGTGATGTCGGCGTTGGGCATGAGTCCTTCCGAAGCGATAACTGCGATTGCTAACGACAGTCATTCCCGTATTTTTGTCTTTGATGACTGGATGTCGAAACAGAATTTCTGGAAACAGTTCCTAAGCGGTGTCTTTGTAGTGATTGTGATGACCGGTCTTGATCAGGACATGATGCAGAAGAATCTTACCTGCAAGTCGCTCCGTGAGGCCCAGAAGGATGTTTGCAGCTATGGTTTTGCCTTTGTGCCTGCCAATCTGCTTTTCCTGAGTCTGGGTGTGTTGCTGGTGATGCTGGCTCAGAAACAGGGAGTGGCTTTGCCTGATGCTCCTGATGATCTGTTGCCGATGTTCGCAGCTTCGGGAGTGATGGGAAACCTGGTAGTGGTACTGTTCACCATCGGTATCGTGGCGGCGAGCTTTTCGAGTGCCGATTCTGCTTTGACCGCCATTACTACGAGTCTCTGTGTGGATATATTGGGCAGGAAAGAGGATATGAAGCTCCGCAAGCGTATGCATCTGCTGGTGGCTTTCGTCTTCATGCTCTTTATCATTGCTTTCAAGGCGATTAATTCTACGAGCGTGATAGATGCCATCTACATCCTCTGCTCTTATACTTACGGTCCGCTGTTGGGTTTGTTTGCCTTCAGTCTGCTCACCAAGCGTCAGGTAAACGACCGCTGGTCGCCATGGGTCTGCATTGCCAGTCCGCTCATCTGCTACGCCATCGATACCCTTACCTCGCAGTATGTGGGCTATAAGTTCGGCTATGAGCTTCTGATGCTGAATGGCGCCCTGACCTTTGCAGGTCTCGCCCTTATAAAAAAAGAAACAGTTAAATACAAACAATAA
- a CDS encoding DMT family transporter, protein MWLVLAFLSAALLGFYDAFKKKALSGNAVIPVLFLNTLFSSLIFLPFIVMSYTGNSLDGTMFHVAEGGWEVHKYIVLKSFIVLSSWIFGYFGMKHLPLTIVGPINATRPVMTLVGALLVYGEVLNLYQWIGVILAIISFAMLSRSGKKEGIDFKHNKWIYFIVLAAVLGAISGLYDKYLMAPPENGGVGLDRMIVQSWYNIYQCFLMGAMLLMIWWPTKKNSTPFHWHWSIIFISIFLSAADFVYFYALSLPGAMISIVSMIRRGSVIVSFLFGAAIFHEKNLKAKFVDLLLVLLGMLFLYFGTK, encoded by the coding sequence ATGTGGTTAGTATTAGCATTTCTCTCAGCAGCGCTGCTGGGATTTTATGATGCCTTCAAGAAGAAGGCGCTTTCAGGTAACGCAGTGATTCCCGTGCTCTTTCTGAACACGCTCTTCTCATCGCTCATCTTCCTGCCGTTCATCGTGATGAGCTATACAGGAAATTCGCTGGATGGAACGATGTTTCATGTAGCAGAAGGCGGATGGGAAGTTCACAAGTACATCGTGCTCAAGAGTTTCATCGTATTGAGCAGCTGGATCTTCGGTTATTTCGGCATGAAACACCTGCCGCTCACCATCGTGGGACCTATCAACGCCACCCGACCGGTAATGACACTCGTGGGTGCGCTGCTGGTTTACGGCGAGGTACTGAATCTGTATCAGTGGATTGGTGTCATCCTTGCCATCATCTCCTTTGCCATGCTTTCGCGCAGCGGCAAGAAAGAGGGTATCGACTTCAAGCACAATAAATGGATTTACTTCATCGTGCTGGCTGCCGTACTCGGTGCAATAAGCGGTCTCTACGACAAGTATCTGATGGCTCCACCAGAGAATGGTGGTGTAGGATTAGACAGAATGATTGTGCAGAGCTGGTACAACATCTACCAGTGTTTCCTCATGGGAGCCATGCTGCTGATGATATGGTGGCCTACCAAGAAGAATTCTACCCCATTCCACTGGCACTGGAGTATCATCTTCATCAGTATCTTCCTTTCGGCAGCCGACTTCGTATATTTCTACGCTCTGAGTCTGCCTGGCGCCATGATCAGTATCGTGAGCATGATTCGCCGCGGTTCGGTTATCGTCAGCTTCCTCTTCGGTGCAGCCATCTTCCACGAGAAGAATCTCAAGGCGAAGTTCGTGGACCTTCTCCTCGTTCTGCTCGGAATGCTGTTCCTCTATTTCGGAACGAAGTAA
- the uxaC gene encoding glucuronate isomerase, with the protein MKQFMDENFLLDTKTAQDLFHNHAAKMPIIDYHCHLIPEMVANDHKFKSITELWLGGDHYKWRAMRTNGVDERFCTGTDTSDWEKFEKWAETVPYTFRNPLYHWTHLELKTAFGINKQLSPKTAREIYDECNEKLQLPEFSARGLMRHYNVECVCTTDDPIDDLRYHKQTRESGFEIKMIPAWRPDKAMNIEKPDFADYMNKLGEVAGVNLVTFQDMVDALQKRHDFFTENGCKLSDHGIEEFYDEPYTDSQIETIFAKAMRGQQLSALEIRQYKHAFLKVCAEMDHAADWTQQYHYGAIRDNNTLMYNKLGADTGFDSIGEFTTAKAMSSFLNELNMEGKLTRTILYTLNPCANEVIATMLGNFQDGSCPGKIQFGSGWWFNDQLDGMTRQMNALSVLGLLSRFVGMLTDSRSFLSYPRHEYFRRLLCNLLGNDVEKGLLPNDMESLSRMVEDISYNNARNYFKFY; encoded by the coding sequence ATGAAGCAATTTATGGATGAAAACTTCCTGCTCGACACCAAGACTGCACAGGATCTTTTCCACAATCATGCGGCTAAAATGCCAATTATCGATTATCACTGCCACCTCATCCCTGAGATGGTAGCCAATGATCACAAGTTTAAGAGTATTACAGAACTTTGGCTCGGCGGCGACCACTACAAGTGGCGTGCTATGCGTACCAACGGTGTAGATGAGCGTTTCTGCACAGGTACTGATACTAGCGACTGGGAGAAGTTCGAGAAGTGGGCTGAAACAGTGCCTTATACTTTCCGTAACCCTCTCTATCACTGGACTCACCTGGAGCTCAAGACTGCTTTCGGTATCAATAAGCAGCTCAGCCCTAAGACAGCCCGTGAAATCTACGATGAGTGTAACGAGAAGTTGCAGTTGCCTGAGTTCAGCGCTCGTGGCTTGATGCGTCATTATAACGTAGAGTGCGTTTGTACTACAGACGACCCAATCGATGACCTGCGTTACCACAAGCAGACCCGTGAGAGCGGTTTCGAAATCAAGATGATTCCAGCTTGGCGTCCTGACAAGGCTATGAACATCGAGAAGCCAGATTTCGCTGACTATATGAACAAGCTCGGTGAGGTAGCAGGTGTTAATCTCGTTACATTCCAGGATATGGTAGATGCTTTGCAGAAGCGTCACGACTTCTTTACTGAGAACGGCTGTAAGTTGAGCGACCACGGTATCGAGGAGTTCTACGATGAGCCATACACAGATTCTCAGATTGAGACGATCTTTGCCAAGGCTATGCGTGGCCAGCAGCTTTCTGCTCTCGAAATCCGTCAGTACAAGCATGCATTCCTCAAGGTTTGCGCTGAGATGGATCACGCTGCCGACTGGACACAGCAGTACCACTATGGTGCTATCCGCGACAACAATACACTGATGTACAACAAGCTTGGTGCTGATACCGGTTTCGATTCTATCGGTGAGTTCACTACAGCCAAGGCTATGAGCAGCTTCCTCAATGAGCTCAACATGGAGGGTAAGCTTACACGTACTATCCTCTATACATTGAACCCATGCGCCAACGAGGTAATCGCTACCATGCTCGGTAACTTCCAGGATGGTTCTTGCCCAGGCAAGATTCAGTTCGGTTCTGGCTGGTGGTTCAACGATCAGCTCGATGGTATGACTCGCCAGATGAACGCACTCTCTGTATTGGGTCTCCTGAGCCGTTTCGTAGGTATGTTGACCGACTCTCGTTCATTCCTCAGCTACCCACGTCACGAGTACTTCCGTCGTTTGCTCTGCAACCTCCTCGGCAATGATGTAGAGAAGGGCTTGCTTCCTAACGACATGGAGAGCCTCTCTCGCATGGTAGAGGATATCTCATACAACAATGCTCGCAACTACTTCAAGTTCTATTAA
- the dapA gene encoding 4-hydroxy-tetrahydrodipicolinate synthase: protein MAQNIFKGLGVALITPFNTDGSVDYQSLKRLVEFQIDNGADFLCILATTGEAPCLTQEEKDKITELVKDVNKGRIKILKYCGGNNTAAVVEEIKNTDWSGIDGILSICPYYNKPSQEGLYQHFKAIAQVSPLPIVLYNVPGRTGINMKPETTCRIARDFPNVVAVKEASGSLEQVDEIIKNKPDNFDVISGDDALTFSMIASGAAGVISVIGNALPKAFSRMIRLEFRGEYEPARKIHHSFTELYSLLFVDGNPAGVKALLNDMGFIENELRLPLVPTRIATKQKMSDILKTLNI, encoded by the coding sequence ATGGCACAGAACATATTCAAGGGTTTAGGTGTTGCCCTTATTACTCCTTTCAACACCGATGGCTCGGTTGATTATCAGTCGCTCAAGCGATTGGTAGAGTTTCAAATTGACAATGGTGCAGACTTCCTTTGCATCCTTGCCACAACTGGTGAGGCTCCATGTCTTACACAGGAAGAGAAAGATAAAATCACAGAATTGGTGAAAGACGTGAACAAGGGTCGCATCAAGATATTGAAATATTGTGGTGGTAATAATACTGCTGCTGTCGTTGAAGAAATCAAGAACACCGACTGGAGTGGCATCGATGGCATCCTCAGTATCTGTCCTTACTACAACAAACCTTCTCAGGAAGGTCTCTATCAGCACTTCAAGGCCATTGCCCAGGTTAGTCCGCTGCCTATCGTGCTCTACAATGTTCCTGGCAGAACCGGTATCAACATGAAGCCTGAAACAACCTGCCGTATCGCCCGCGACTTCCCTAATGTGGTAGCCGTGAAGGAGGCTAGTGGCAGCCTGGAGCAGGTAGATGAGATTATCAAGAACAAGCCTGATAATTTTGATGTTATCAGTGGTGATGATGCGCTTACCTTCTCAATGATTGCCAGTGGTGCTGCCGGCGTTATCTCTGTTATCGGCAATGCCCTGCCTAAGGCTTTCAGCCGTATGATCCGTCTCGAGTTCCGTGGCGAATATGAGCCAGCCCGTAAGATTCATCATTCTTTTACCGAGCTCTACAGTCTGCTCTTCGTTGACGGTAACCCTGCCGGCGTAAAGGCGCTGCTCAATGATATGGGCTTCATCGAGAACGAGCTCCGTCTGCCTCTGGTTCCTACCCGTATCGCAACCAAGCAGAAGATGAGCGACATTCTGAAGACTTTGAATATCTAA
- the truA gene encoding tRNA pseudouridine(38-40) synthase TruA: MRYFIFFGYDGTNYHGWQIQPNANSVQQELQRALSILLRKDMEVVGAGRTDTGVHARHMAAHFDTDRIPMEPDQLVYRLNRILPRDIAVYEVREVAPEMHARFSATSRTYHYYIHTQKDPFERHYSLQMNYPLNFEKMNEAAQHFLHHEDYAAFCKAGGDNKTTICHVTAARWIQTSPTTWYFEITANRFLRNMVRAVVGTLIDVGREKITMEQFLDILHNGSRSDAGESMPGNALFLEEVGYDFKD, translated from the coding sequence ATGAGATATTTCATATTCTTCGGTTACGACGGCACCAACTACCACGGCTGGCAGATTCAGCCCAATGCCAATTCGGTGCAGCAGGAGTTGCAGCGCGCCCTCTCCATACTTCTGAGAAAGGACATGGAGGTGGTGGGAGCAGGAAGGACCGATACCGGCGTACATGCACGACACATGGCAGCCCACTTCGATACCGACAGGATTCCGATGGAACCCGACCAGCTGGTATACCGCCTGAACCGCATCCTGCCCCGCGACATCGCCGTATACGAAGTAAGGGAGGTAGCCCCAGAGATGCATGCCCGTTTCTCTGCCACATCGCGCACATACCATTATTATATACATACGCAGAAAGATCCGTTTGAGCGCCATTATTCACTGCAGATGAACTATCCCCTGAATTTCGAGAAGATGAACGAGGCGGCTCAGCATTTTCTGCATCACGAAGACTATGCAGCGTTCTGCAAGGCGGGTGGCGACAACAAGACTACCATCTGCCATGTAACAGCCGCCCGATGGATACAGACCTCTCCTACCACCTGGTATTTCGAGATTACCGCCAACCGTTTCCTGAGAAACATGGTGAGAGCCGTAGTGGGAACGCTCATCGATGTAGGCAGAGAAAAGATTACGATGGAACAGTTTCTCGATATCCTGCACAACGGAAGCCGCAGCGATGCAGGCGAAAGCATGCCAGGTAACGCATTGTTCCTGGAAGAGGTAGGGTATGATTTCAAAGATTAA
- a CDS encoding AraC family transcriptional regulator — translation MAEDRRIIHEITPLMGKDVLYIADRHKKEFTYPIHNHSVYELNFVENAKGVRRIVGDSQEVIGDYDLCLITSPDLEHVWEQNECHSDDIREITVQFDFSMSDETLFGRNPYASITRMMQEAKKGLVFPMQAIMKVYGMLDTLSSVKDGFYAVQQFLTILYELSRCENARTLASSSYAKVTVEDDSRRILKVKNFISKNYMDELRLPELASLAGMSSSAFSRFFKLHTGRNISEYIIDLRLGYAARMLVDTAKSISEIGFDCGFNNLSNFNRIFKKKKGCSPSEFRESYHKTRIIV, via the coding sequence ATGGCAGAAGATAGAAGAATCATACACGAGATAACACCGCTGATGGGTAAGGATGTGCTCTATATTGCAGACCGACACAAGAAGGAGTTTACTTATCCTATCCATAACCATTCGGTGTACGAGTTGAACTTTGTTGAGAATGCAAAGGGAGTAAGAAGAATCGTTGGAGATTCGCAGGAGGTGATAGGCGACTATGATCTCTGTCTCATCACATCGCCCGATCTGGAGCATGTATGGGAGCAGAACGAATGCCACAGCGATGACATCCGTGAGATTACCGTCCAGTTTGATTTCTCCATGAGTGATGAAACGCTCTTCGGAAGAAATCCCTACGCCAGCATTACCCGTATGATGCAGGAAGCGAAGAAGGGACTGGTCTTTCCGATGCAGGCAATCATGAAGGTATACGGAATGCTTGATACTTTAAGTTCCGTAAAAGACGGTTTCTATGCCGTACAGCAGTTCCTGACCATTCTCTACGAACTGTCACGCTGCGAAAATGCCCGCACCCTGGCTTCCAGCAGTTATGCCAAGGTAACGGTAGAAGACGATAGCCGGCGCATCCTGAAGGTGAAGAATTTCATCTCCAAGAACTATATGGATGAACTCCGTCTGCCGGAGCTTGCCTCGCTGGCAGGCATGAGCAGCAGTGCGTTCAGCCGTTTCTTCAAGCTTCATACCGGCAGAAATATCTCTGAGTATATCATCGACCTGCGTCTGGGTTATGCTGCCCGCATGCTGGTAGATACCGCCAAGAGTATCAGCGAGATAGGTTTTGATTGCGGATTCAACAATCTCAGCAACTTCAACCGCATCTTCAAGAAAAAGAAAGGATGCTCGCCAAGCGAGTTCCGTGAAAGCTATCATAAGACAAGAATCATTGTATAA